In a genomic window of Streptomyces sp. BHT-5-2:
- a CDS encoding ATP-binding protein, with the protein MRRPVRCEEGNRRQRTEGGDGSGAVALRAPGVLERKVRQADLKAVGELRGELRELLCRWAPPDGGAPADPEVAALLTSELVTNALLHTEGGAVVTVRVTDRLRVEVRDFAERCPEPRAPSVDGTSGRGLMLVRALADAWGIRPEGVGKCVWFELGGGPA; encoded by the coding sequence ATGCGTCGGCCTGTGCGGTGCGAGGAAGGGAACAGACGACAGCGCACGGAAGGGGGTGACGGGAGCGGCGCGGTCGCGCTGCGCGCGCCCGGAGTACTGGAGCGCAAGGTGCGGCAGGCCGACCTCAAGGCGGTCGGCGAACTCCGCGGAGAGCTGCGGGAGTTACTGTGCCGCTGGGCGCCGCCGGACGGCGGGGCTCCGGCGGATCCCGAGGTGGCGGCGCTGCTGACCAGCGAGTTGGTGACCAACGCCCTGCTGCACACCGAGGGCGGGGCGGTGGTGACGGTCCGGGTCACCGACCGCCTGCGGGTGGAGGTGCGGGACTTCGCCGAACGCTGTCCGGAGCCGCGCGCCCCGTCGGTCGACGGCACTTCGGGGCGGGGGCTGATGCTGGTACGGGCCCTGGCGGACGCCTGGGGCATCCGGCCCGAGGGGGTCGGCAAGTGCGTGTGGTTCGAGCTGGGCGGCGGACCGGCCTGA
- a CDS encoding DUF2637 domain-containing protein codes for MNEISLNWMIPTFLLLAGGTAAAFRFRRGRHAGRRTGTDESWERTVDRRRRKEAVFASAAYVLLFCCAAVAAALSFHGLVGFGVQNLGLTGGWEYLVPFGLDGAAMFCSVLAVREASHGDAALGSRILVWTFACAAAWFNWVHAPRGLDHAGAPQFFAGMSLSAAILFDRALKQTRRAALREQGLVPRPLPQIRIVRWLRAPRETFAAWSLMLLEGVGTLDEAVEEVRDDKREKTRNRLHRREQDKLDRARIKALNRQHRSWARSGGRHALPAGAPLPPVEAGPDAVGPVDPTPLPPGDAANRPRPALKAVNGTEPEGSAISGRRSAVDLTAEDDTQTIPRLDSLEEKLAEIERQFG; via the coding sequence ATGAACGAGATATCGCTGAATTGGATGATTCCGACGTTTCTGCTGCTCGCCGGGGGCACCGCCGCCGCCTTCCGCTTCCGGCGCGGCAGGCACGCGGGCCGGCGGACCGGCACCGACGAGTCCTGGGAACGCACCGTGGACCGCCGCCGGCGCAAGGAGGCGGTCTTCGCCTCGGCCGCCTACGTCCTGCTGTTCTGCTGCGCCGCGGTCGCCGCGGCCCTCTCCTTCCACGGCCTGGTCGGCTTCGGCGTCCAGAACCTCGGGCTCACCGGGGGCTGGGAGTACCTGGTGCCGTTCGGACTCGACGGCGCCGCGATGTTCTGCTCCGTCCTGGCGGTGCGCGAGGCCAGTCACGGCGACGCGGCACTCGGCTCCCGGATACTGGTGTGGACGTTCGCCTGCGCCGCCGCCTGGTTCAACTGGGTGCACGCACCGCGCGGACTGGACCACGCGGGCGCCCCGCAGTTCTTCGCCGGGATGTCGCTGTCGGCGGCGATCCTCTTCGACCGGGCGCTGAAACAGACCCGCCGGGCGGCGCTGCGCGAACAGGGCCTGGTGCCCCGGCCGTTGCCGCAGATCCGCATCGTCCGCTGGCTGCGGGCGCCCCGCGAGACCTTCGCCGCCTGGTCGCTGATGCTGCTGGAGGGCGTGGGGACGCTGGACGAGGCGGTCGAGGAGGTCCGCGACGACAAGCGGGAGAAGACCCGGAACCGGCTCCACCGGCGCGAGCAGGACAAGCTCGACCGGGCCCGGATCAAGGCCCTCAACCGGCAGCACCGCTCCTGGGCCAGAAGCGGTGGACGCCACGCCCTCCCGGCGGGCGCGCCCCTGCCGCCCGTGGAGGCCGGCCCGGACGCCGTGGGGCCGGTCGATCCGACGCCGCTGCCCCCCGGCGACGCGGCCAACCGCCCCCGGCCGGCCCTGAAGGCCGTGAACGGTACCGAGCCCGAGGGCTCCGCCATATCCGGGCGGCGCAGCGCCGTCGACCTCACCGCCGAGGACGACACCCAGACGATCCCCCGGCTGGACTCCCTGGAGGAGAAACTCGCCGAGATCGAAAGGCAGTTCGGCTGA
- a CDS encoding (2Fe-2S)-binding protein: protein MPPAAAAAPAAHCAHPAGDAYARLAEVFPGLQVTVWDSTPPEGDGWLAASDLAAGGPALETFLADEADRIARDYGQPARPDVVASFALHRYAWPACLLITLPWFLHRRVPYLSTEDVRFHRGLGRMAVRAASFGCLPDDPAAALPGARVVPDEEALRAEVRTAVADHLRPLLEGLRGRMRRGPRAAWGMASDEIVEGLWYVGHLLGEEARATAELARLLPGAVAPYVAGAGFRELTGPDGATLATRDRASCCMYYTLRPEDTCVTCPRTCDTERVSRLTATA, encoded by the coding sequence ATGCCTCCTGCCGCTGCTGCCGCGCCCGCCGCCCACTGCGCCCACCCCGCCGGGGACGCCTACGCCCGGCTCGCCGAGGTCTTCCCCGGCCTCCAGGTGACGGTGTGGGACAGCACGCCACCCGAGGGCGACGGCTGGCTGGCGGCGTCCGACCTGGCCGCGGGCGGACCGGCGCTGGAGACCTTCCTCGCCGACGAGGCGGACCGGATCGCCCGGGACTACGGACAGCCCGCCCGCCCCGACGTCGTCGCGAGCTTCGCGCTGCACCGCTACGCCTGGCCGGCCTGCCTGCTGATCACCCTCCCGTGGTTCCTGCACCGCCGGGTGCCGTACCTCTCCACGGAGGACGTGCGCTTCCACCGCGGGCTGGGCCGGATGGCGGTGCGCGCGGCCTCGTTCGGGTGCCTGCCGGACGACCCGGCCGCGGCCCTGCCCGGCGCACGGGTGGTGCCGGACGAGGAGGCGCTGCGCGCCGAGGTCCGCACCGCGGTCGCCGACCATCTGCGGCCCCTCCTGGAGGGCCTCCGCGGCCGGATGCGGCGCGGCCCCCGGGCGGCCTGGGGCATGGCCTCCGACGAGATCGTCGAGGGGCTCTGGTACGTCGGGCACCTGCTGGGCGAGGAGGCGCGGGCGACGGCCGAGCTGGCACGGCTGCTGCCGGGCGCCGTCGCGCCGTACGTGGCCGGCGCCGGCTTCCGCGAGCTGACCGGCCCGGACGGCGCCACGCTGGCCACCCGGGACCGCGCCAGCTGCTGCATGTACTACACGCTGCGCCCCGAGGACACCTGCGTCACCTGCCCGCGCACCTGCGACACGGAACGCGTCAGCCGCCTCACCGCGACCGCCTGA
- a CDS encoding GntR family transcriptional regulator — MEQGTAEPQPEARVRMPGAGGLLPRPRPHRHSVRGQVLDALRQALASGELLAGEVYSAPVLAERYGVSATPVREAMQQLAGEGAVEVVPNRGFRVCERSSRDLAELAEVRTMLELPAIVRLARAVPPERWEGLRPLAEEGVAAAARGDRAGYADADHAFHQALIALTGNRRLTQVTGDLLRRAQWSGGGARPRTAELLADASEHTALLDALVASEYAVVERIAREHLSAARHPH, encoded by the coding sequence ATGGAGCAGGGCACAGCGGAGCCGCAGCCGGAGGCCCGGGTGCGGATGCCCGGGGCCGGCGGCCTGCTGCCCCGGCCGCGGCCGCACCGTCACTCGGTGCGCGGCCAGGTCCTGGACGCGCTGCGCCAGGCACTGGCAAGCGGGGAGCTGCTCGCCGGCGAGGTCTACTCCGCGCCGGTGCTCGCCGAGCGGTACGGCGTCTCCGCGACCCCGGTCCGCGAGGCGATGCAGCAGCTCGCCGGGGAGGGCGCCGTCGAGGTCGTGCCCAACCGCGGCTTCCGGGTCTGCGAGCGCAGCTCCCGCGACCTCGCCGAGCTCGCCGAGGTCCGCACCATGCTGGAGCTGCCCGCGATCGTGCGGCTGGCCCGGGCGGTGCCCCCCGAGCGCTGGGAGGGGCTCCGGCCGCTGGCCGAGGAGGGGGTGGCCGCCGCCGCGCGGGGCGACCGGGCCGGGTACGCGGATGCCGACCACGCCTTCCACCAGGCGCTGATCGCGCTCACCGGGAACCGCCGGCTCACCCAGGTCACCGGCGATCTGCTGCGCCGCGCGCAGTGGTCGGGGGGCGGCGCCCGGCCGCGCACCGCCGAACTGCTGGCCGACGCCTCCGAGCACACGGCCCTGCTCGACGCGCTGGTCGCCTCGGAGTACGCGGTCGTCGAGCGGATCGCCCGCGAGCACCTGTCGGCGGCCCGGCACCCGCACTGA
- a CDS encoding PucR family transcriptional regulator: MRLRALLDTHSLGLTLLGGDEELDRTVRGVMTTDLRDPSRYLSGGELVLTGLAWRREPEDSERFVRILAGAGVAGLAAGEAELGAIPDDLVQACARHRLPLFSVDEKVSFASITEHVVRQVSSERAGDLAAVVDRHRRLMTSGPAGGGPEVVLDLLGSDLDLRAWVLSPTGRQIAGSTLADAGPELPAELGARLAGEHLAAARGGRRGPHRIALAGATYSLFPIRHEGRDLRQTVLSDWLLAVEADAGDWSEERLDLLHGVTQLIAVERDRREAARTVRRRLAQEVLELVQTGAPPAEIAARLRVAAPVLLPGLGAAPHWQIVVARVEWEGGDVPGGPVAQSLLEEMLIDPGTFGPEPSDRIAVAHTGDEAVALVPLPAVPEESADTATTDGLHADRLLRAVQEPLARGLADDGRLTIGVSASVHSAEGLRGALEEARHARRVAAARPGRVCAAGHEELASHVLLLPFVPDDVRRAFTARLLDPLRDYDRRHRAELIPTLEAFLDCDGSWTRCATRLHLHVNTLRYRVGRIEQLTGRDLSRLEDKLDFFLALRMS; the protein is encoded by the coding sequence ATGCGGCTCCGCGCACTCCTGGACACACACTCTCTGGGCCTCACGCTACTCGGGGGCGATGAGGAGCTGGACCGCACCGTCCGTGGCGTGATGACCACCGACCTGCGGGATCCCAGCCGGTACCTCTCCGGCGGCGAGCTGGTCCTCACCGGCCTGGCCTGGCGCCGGGAGCCGGAGGACTCCGAGCGGTTCGTCCGCATCCTGGCCGGCGCGGGCGTCGCCGGGCTGGCCGCCGGCGAGGCCGAGCTGGGCGCCATCCCCGACGACCTGGTCCAGGCGTGCGCCCGGCACCGGCTGCCGCTGTTCTCGGTCGACGAGAAGGTCTCGTTCGCCTCGATCACCGAGCACGTCGTCCGGCAGGTCTCCAGCGAGCGGGCCGGCGACCTGGCCGCCGTGGTGGACCGGCACCGGCGGCTGATGACCTCCGGCCCGGCCGGCGGCGGCCCCGAGGTCGTCCTGGACCTGCTCGGCTCCGACCTCGACCTGCGCGCCTGGGTGCTCTCCCCCACCGGCCGGCAGATCGCCGGCTCCACGCTGGCCGACGCCGGGCCGGAGCTGCCCGCGGAACTGGGCGCCCGCCTGGCCGGCGAGCACCTGGCCGCCGCCCGCGGCGGCCGCCGCGGCCCGCACCGGATCGCCCTCGCCGGTGCCACCTACTCGCTCTTCCCGATCCGCCACGAGGGCCGCGACCTGAGGCAGACGGTGCTCAGCGACTGGCTGCTGGCGGTCGAGGCGGACGCCGGCGACTGGTCCGAGGAGCGCCTGGACCTGCTGCACGGCGTCACCCAGCTGATCGCCGTCGAACGGGACCGCCGGGAGGCCGCCCGCACGGTCCGCCGACGGCTGGCCCAGGAGGTCCTGGAGCTGGTGCAGACCGGTGCGCCGCCGGCCGAGATCGCCGCCCGGCTGCGGGTGGCCGCCCCCGTGCTGCTGCCCGGTCTGGGTGCGGCCCCGCACTGGCAGATCGTGGTGGCCCGGGTCGAGTGGGAAGGCGGCGACGTGCCCGGCGGCCCGGTGGCGCAGAGCCTGCTGGAGGAGATGCTGATCGACCCCGGCACGTTCGGCCCGGAGCCGTCGGACCGCATCGCGGTGGCGCACACCGGCGACGAGGCGGTGGCTCTGGTGCCGCTGCCGGCCGTCCCGGAGGAATCCGCCGACACCGCCACGACGGACGGCCTGCACGCCGACCGGCTGCTGCGCGCCGTCCAGGAACCGCTGGCCCGGGGGCTGGCCGACGACGGCCGGCTGACCATCGGGGTCAGCGCCTCGGTGCACTCGGCCGAGGGGCTGCGCGGCGCCCTGGAGGAGGCCCGGCACGCCCGCCGGGTCGCCGCCGCCCGCCCCGGCCGGGTCTGCGCCGCCGGCCACGAGGAGCTGGCCTCGCACGTGCTGCTGCTGCCGTTCGTCCCCGACGACGTCCGACGGGCCTTCACCGCCCGGCTGTTGGACCCGCTGCGGGACTACGACCGCCGCCACCGGGCCGAGTTGATCCCGACCCTGGAGGCGTTCCTGGACTGCGACGGCTCCTGGACGCGCTGCGCCACCCGCCTGCACCTGCACGTCAACACCCTCCGCTACCGCGTCGGCCGGATCGAGCAGCTGACGGGTCGCGACCTCTCGCGCCTGGAGGACAAGCTGGACTTCTTCCTGGCCCTGCGGATGAGCTGA
- a CDS encoding xanthine dehydrogenase family protein subunit M has protein sequence MDFLRPASWEEALSAKAEHPTAVPIAGGTDVMVEINFDHRRPEYLLDLNRIGDLEEWEVGERAVRVGASVPYTRIMENLRAELPGLALASHTVASPQIRNRGGVGGNLGTASPAGDAHPALLVAGAEVEVESAARGTRMIPIDEFYTGVKRNALQPDELIRAVHVAKADGPQQYSKVGTRNAMVIAVCAFGLALHPETRTVRTGIGSAAPTPVRAKAAEEFLNAALEEGGFWDNGRIITPSVAKQFADLCAAACNPIDDVRGTASYRRHAVGIMARRTLTWAWESYRGPGAATSQKGGVA, from the coding sequence ATGGACTTCCTTCGCCCCGCCAGCTGGGAGGAGGCGCTCTCCGCCAAGGCTGAGCACCCTACCGCTGTACCCATCGCGGGCGGTACGGACGTGATGGTCGAGATCAACTTCGACCACCGCCGCCCGGAGTACCTGCTCGATCTGAACCGGATCGGCGACCTGGAGGAGTGGGAGGTCGGCGAGCGGGCCGTCCGGGTCGGCGCCTCCGTCCCGTACACCCGGATCATGGAGAACCTGCGCGCCGAGCTGCCGGGCCTCGCGCTCGCCTCGCACACGGTCGCCTCCCCGCAGATCCGCAACCGCGGCGGCGTCGGCGGCAACCTCGGCACCGCCTCCCCGGCCGGTGACGCGCACCCCGCCCTCCTCGTGGCCGGCGCCGAGGTCGAGGTCGAGTCCGCGGCCCGCGGCACCCGGATGATCCCCATCGACGAGTTCTACACCGGCGTGAAGCGCAACGCGCTGCAGCCCGACGAGCTGATCCGCGCGGTGCACGTCGCGAAGGCGGACGGCCCGCAGCAGTACTCCAAGGTCGGCACCCGCAACGCCATGGTCATCGCGGTGTGCGCCTTCGGCCTCGCGCTGCACCCCGAGACCCGCACGGTGCGCACCGGCATCGGCTCGGCCGCCCCGACCCCGGTCCGGGCCAAGGCCGCCGAGGAGTTCCTGAACGCGGCCCTGGAGGAGGGCGGCTTCTGGGACAACGGACGGATCATCACCCCGTCGGTCGCCAAGCAGTTCGCCGACCTGTGCGCGGCGGCCTGCAACCCGATCGACGACGTCCGCGGTACCGCCTCGTACCGCCGCCACGCGGTCGGCATCATGGCCCGCCGCACGCTGACCTGGGCCTGGGAGTCCTACCGCGGCCCGGGTGCGGCCACTTCTCAGAAGGGGGGCGTCGCGTAA
- a CDS encoding (2Fe-2S)-binding protein, producing MRVNFTVNGRKQEADDVWEGESLLYVLRERLGLPGSKNACEQGECGSCTVRLDGVPVCSCLVAAGQVEGREVVTVEGLADFAKNRSCGGHEEGGAGGTSLQEAQGWSAKGTDSQTGEGAELAPIQQAFIDAGAVQCGFCTPGLLVASDELLERTPNPSDADIREALSGNLCRCTGYEKIMDAVRLAAARQSEAVPSQGA from the coding sequence ATGCGCGTCAATTTCACGGTCAACGGCCGCAAGCAGGAAGCCGACGACGTGTGGGAGGGCGAGTCGCTGCTGTACGTCCTGCGCGAGCGGCTCGGCCTGCCCGGTTCCAAGAACGCCTGTGAGCAGGGCGAGTGCGGTTCGTGCACGGTCCGCCTGGACGGCGTGCCGGTGTGCTCGTGCCTGGTGGCCGCCGGCCAGGTGGAGGGCCGCGAGGTCGTCACCGTCGAGGGCCTCGCCGACTTCGCGAAGAACCGCTCCTGCGGCGGCCACGAGGAGGGCGGCGCCGGCGGCACCTCCCTCCAGGAGGCCCAGGGCTGGTCCGCCAAGGGCACCGACTCGCAGACCGGCGAGGGCGCCGAACTGGCCCCGATCCAGCAGGCGTTCATCGACGCCGGCGCCGTCCAGTGCGGTTTCTGCACCCCGGGCCTGCTGGTCGCCTCCGACGAACTCCTGGAGCGCACCCCGAACCCGTCCGACGCGGACATCCGCGAGGCGCTCTCGGGCAACCTGTGCCGCTGCACCGGCTACGAGAAGATCATGGACGCGGTGCGGCTCGCCGCGGCCCGCCAGTCCGAGGCTGTTCCGAGCCAGGGAGCCTGA
- a CDS encoding xanthine dehydrogenase family protein molybdopterin-binding subunit, giving the protein MADTRTTGIPFKVTQGSQTKGGIGESTLRPDGTLKVTGEFAYSSDMWHEDMLWGQILRSPVAHAEIVSIDTGEALATPGVYAVLTYEDLPTEVKNYGLEIQDTPVLAHGKVRHHGEPVALVAADHPETARRAAAKIKVEYRELPVITDEASATAPDAILVHEHRDDHHIGHVPHPNIVHRQPIVRGDADAAAERADVIVKGEYTFGMQDQAFLGPESGLAVPAEDGGVDLYVATQWLHSDLKQIAPVLGLPEEKVRMTLSGVGGAFGGREDLSMQIHACLLALRTGKPVKIVYNRFESFFGHVHRHPAKLYYEHGATKDGKLTHMKCRIVLDGGAYASASPAVVGNASSLSVGPYVIDDVDIEAYALYTNNPPCGAMRGFGAVQACFAYEAQMDKLADRLGLDRVAFRQLNAMEQGTIMPTGQPVDSPAPVAELLRRIKAMPLPPERQWESSEGADVRQLPGGLSNTTHGEGVVRGVGYAVGIKNVGFSEGFDDYSTAKVRMEVLGGEPVATVHTAMAEVGQGGVTVHAQIARTELGVTQVTIHPADTQVGSAGSTSASRQTYVTGGAVKNACELVREKVLETGRRKMGTYHPAWATAELLLEGGKVVTDGGEVLADLADVLEDEVVEIEAEWRHRPTVAFDLKTGQGDGHVQYSFAAHRAVVEVDTELGLVKVIELACAQDVGKALNPLSVVGQIQGGTTQGLGVAVMEEIIVDPKTAKVRNPSFTDYLIPTILDTPTIPVDVLELADEHAPYGLRGIGEAPTLSSTPAVLAAIRNATGLELNRTPVRPEHLTGT; this is encoded by the coding sequence ATGGCAGACACACGCACCACCGGTATCCCGTTCAAGGTCACCCAGGGGTCGCAGACCAAGGGCGGCATCGGCGAGTCCACGCTCCGCCCCGACGGCACCCTGAAGGTCACCGGCGAGTTCGCCTACTCGTCCGACATGTGGCACGAGGACATGCTGTGGGGCCAGATCCTGCGCTCCCCGGTCGCGCACGCCGAGATCGTCTCGATCGACACCGGCGAGGCCCTGGCGACCCCCGGCGTCTACGCCGTCCTCACCTACGAGGACCTGCCGACCGAGGTGAAGAACTACGGCCTGGAGATCCAGGACACCCCGGTGCTCGCCCACGGCAAGGTCCGCCACCACGGCGAGCCGGTCGCGCTGGTCGCCGCCGACCACCCGGAGACCGCCCGCCGCGCCGCAGCCAAGATCAAGGTCGAGTACCGCGAACTGCCGGTCATCACCGACGAGGCGAGCGCCACCGCGCCGGACGCGATCCTCGTCCACGAGCACCGCGACGACCACCACATCGGCCACGTCCCGCACCCGAACATCGTGCACCGCCAGCCGATCGTCCGCGGCGACGCCGACGCGGCCGCAGAGCGGGCCGACGTCATCGTCAAGGGCGAGTACACCTTCGGCATGCAGGACCAGGCGTTCCTCGGCCCGGAGTCCGGGCTCGCGGTGCCCGCCGAGGACGGCGGCGTCGACCTCTACGTCGCCACCCAGTGGCTGCACTCGGACCTCAAGCAGATCGCGCCGGTGCTCGGCCTGCCCGAGGAGAAGGTGCGGATGACGCTCTCCGGCGTCGGCGGCGCGTTCGGCGGCCGCGAGGACCTGTCGATGCAGATCCACGCCTGCCTCCTGGCGCTGCGCACCGGCAAGCCTGTCAAGATCGTCTACAACCGGTTCGAGTCGTTCTTCGGGCACGTCCACCGCCACCCCGCCAAGCTCTACTACGAGCACGGCGCGACCAAGGACGGCAAGCTCACGCACATGAAGTGCCGGATCGTCCTGGACGGCGGCGCCTACGCCTCCGCCTCCCCGGCCGTCGTCGGCAACGCCTCGTCCCTGTCGGTCGGCCCGTACGTGATCGACGACGTCGACATCGAGGCGTACGCGCTCTACACCAACAACCCGCCCTGCGGCGCGATGCGCGGCTTCGGCGCGGTCCAGGCGTGCTTCGCCTACGAGGCCCAGATGGACAAGCTGGCCGACCGGCTGGGTCTGGACCGGGTCGCGTTCCGGCAGCTGAACGCCATGGAGCAGGGCACGATCATGCCGACGGGCCAGCCCGTCGACTCCCCGGCCCCGGTCGCCGAACTCCTGCGCCGCATCAAGGCGATGCCGCTGCCGCCCGAGCGCCAGTGGGAGTCCAGCGAGGGCGCCGACGTCCGGCAGCTGCCCGGCGGCCTGTCCAACACCACGCACGGCGAGGGCGTCGTCCGCGGCGTCGGCTACGCGGTCGGCATCAAGAACGTCGGCTTCTCCGAGGGCTTCGACGACTACTCCACCGCCAAGGTCCGCATGGAGGTGCTCGGCGGCGAGCCCGTGGCCACCGTGCACACGGCCATGGCGGAGGTCGGCCAGGGCGGGGTCACCGTCCACGCGCAGATCGCCCGCACCGAGCTGGGGGTCACCCAGGTGACCATCCACCCCGCCGACACCCAGGTGGGCTCGGCCGGCTCCACCTCCGCGTCGCGGCAGACCTACGTCACCGGCGGCGCCGTGAAGAACGCCTGCGAGCTGGTGCGCGAGAAGGTCCTGGAGACCGGCCGCCGCAAGATGGGCACGTACCACCCGGCGTGGGCGACCGCCGAACTCCTCCTGGAGGGCGGCAAGGTCGTCACCGACGGCGGCGAGGTCCTCGCGGACCTGGCCGACGTGCTGGAGGACGAGGTCGTCGAGATCGAGGCGGAGTGGCGCCACCGGCCCACCGTGGCCTTCGACCTCAAGACCGGCCAGGGCGACGGCCACGTCCAGTACTCCTTCGCCGCGCACCGCGCGGTGGTCGAGGTGGACACCGAGCTCGGCCTGGTGAAGGTGATCGAGCTGGCCTGCGCCCAGGACGTCGGCAAGGCGCTCAACCCGCTCTCCGTCGTCGGCCAGATCCAGGGCGGCACCACCCAGGGCCTGGGCGTGGCGGTGATGGAGGAGATCATCGTCGACCCCAAGACCGCGAAGGTGCGCAACCCCTCCTTCACGGACTACCTGATCCCCACCATCCTCGACACGCCGACCATCCCGGTCGACGTCCTCGAACTCGCCGACGAGCACGCCCCGTACGGGCTGCGCGGCATCGGCGAGGCCCCGACCCTGTCGTCCACCCCGGCCGTCCTCGCGGCGATCCGGAACGCGACCGGGCTGGAGCTCAACCGGACCCCGGTACGTCCCGAGCACCTGACGGGCACCTAA
- a CDS encoding NCS2 family permease yields the protein MTQQSTEPRTTAEDAGDGSRPPAGRSWLDRYFHISDRGSTLARETRGGITTFMAMCYILLLNPVILGSVQDVQKHSLDHSALVTATALGAAVCTLLMGFVGKVPLALAAGLNVSAALTTQVVPNMTWPQAMGMCVMYGVVICLLVVTGLREMVMNAIPLALKHAITMGIGMFVALIGLVKAGFVGKGIGTPVTLGATGDLSGWPVLFFCLTLLLIFMLQARKVPGAILIGIVVGSALAIGATRFGGLTAKDWGGTPPALGGSAVSMPDFGLFGHVQFGGWGSIGALSVAMIVFTLVLAGFFDAMATIIGVGTEAKLADDKGRMPGLSKALFVDGAGGAIGGLTGGSGQTVFIESASGVGEGARTGLSSVITGLLFAACLFFTPVTQLVPAQVAAAALVVIGSMMMSVAGHVDWSDRATSIPVFLTVALMPFTYQITTGVGAGVIAYTAIKAAQGKWREIGAFMWVLTGIFLVYFSLHPIEQWLGVK from the coding sequence ATGACCCAGCAGTCCACCGAGCCGAGGACCACGGCGGAAGACGCCGGTGACGGCTCGCGCCCGCCCGCCGGCCGATCCTGGCTCGACCGGTACTTCCACATATCCGACAGAGGGTCGACCCTCGCGCGCGAGACGCGCGGCGGCATCACCACCTTCATGGCAATGTGTTACATCCTGCTGCTCAACCCCGTGATCCTGGGGTCGGTGCAGGATGTCCAGAAGCACAGCCTCGATCACTCCGCCCTGGTGACGGCCACCGCCCTGGGGGCAGCCGTCTGCACCCTGCTGATGGGCTTCGTCGGCAAGGTGCCGCTGGCCCTGGCCGCCGGCCTCAACGTCTCCGCGGCGCTGACCACCCAGGTCGTCCCCAACATGACCTGGCCGCAGGCCATGGGCATGTGCGTGATGTACGGCGTCGTCATCTGCCTGCTGGTCGTCACCGGGCTGCGCGAGATGGTCATGAACGCCATCCCGCTCGCGCTCAAGCACGCGATCACCATGGGCATCGGCATGTTCGTGGCCCTGATCGGCCTGGTGAAGGCCGGGTTCGTCGGCAAGGGCATCGGCACCCCGGTGACCCTCGGCGCCACCGGAGACCTCTCCGGCTGGCCCGTCCTGTTCTTCTGCCTGACCCTGCTGCTGATCTTCATGCTGCAGGCCCGCAAGGTGCCCGGCGCCATTCTGATCGGCATCGTCGTCGGCTCCGCGCTCGCCATCGGGGCCACCAGGTTCGGCGGGCTGACCGCCAAGGACTGGGGCGGCACGCCCCCGGCGCTGGGCGGCTCGGCGGTCTCCATGCCGGACTTCGGGCTCTTCGGACATGTGCAGTTCGGCGGCTGGGGCTCCATCGGCGCCCTCAGCGTGGCCATGATCGTCTTCACCCTGGTGCTGGCCGGGTTCTTCGACGCGATGGCCACCATCATCGGAGTCGGCACCGAGGCCAAGCTCGCCGACGACAAGGGCCGGATGCCGGGCCTGTCCAAGGCGCTGTTCGTCGACGGCGCCGGCGGTGCGATCGGCGGCCTGACCGGCGGTTCCGGCCAGACCGTGTTCATCGAGTCGGCCAGCGGCGTCGGCGAGGGTGCCCGTACCGGCCTGTCGTCGGTGATCACCGGTCTGCTCTTCGCGGCCTGCCTCTTCTTCACCCCGGTCACCCAGCTCGTGCCCGCCCAGGTGGCCGCCGCCGCGCTGGTCGTCATCGGGTCGATGATGATGAGTGTTGCGGGGCATGTGGACTGGAGCGACCGGGCGACCTCGATCCCGGTGTTCCTGACCGTGGCTCTGATGCCGTTCACGTACCAGATCACCACCGGCGTCGGTGCCGGCGTCATCGCCTACACCGCCATCAAGGCGGCCCAGGGCAAGTGGCGCGAGATCGGTGCCTTCATGTGGGTGCTGACCGGCATCTTCCTCGTCTACTTCTCGCTCCATCCGATCGAGCAGTGGCTGGGCGTCAAGTAG